GTGCTTTCAGTGATTTTTGCTTTCGTCACAAACAAACTGCTCGTATTCGAAAGTAAAAGCCTGAATGCCGGCTCGGTGATTAAAGAGCTCACCTCTTTTGTGACCTGCCGTCTGCTTTCGGGGCTGCTCGATACGGGAATCATGGTTTTATTTATAGATGTCGCGCATTATAACGATCTATATGTCAAACTCTTTTCCAACGTTTTAGTTGTTATAATAAATTACGTTCTAAGCAAAAACTTTATTTTTACACGCAAGGAGGGTGCGGAAAATGGCTGACATTATTTATTTTGTTATCCCGTGCTATAACGAGGAAGACGTGCTTCCGCTGACTGCCGAAAAGCTTAGCTATAAAATGAGGCTGCTTATCAAAAACGGTCTTGCCAAGGAGGAAAGCCGCATTCTTCTGGTCGACGACGGCTCGAAAGACAAGACGTGGCAGCTTATAGAGGAGCTTTCAAACAAAGATAATATATTTACAGGTCTCAAGCTTTCTCACAACAAGGGTCACCAGAACGCGCTTCTCGCCGGGCTCATGACCGCAAAAGAATATGCGGACGCTGTTATCTCGATGGATGCCGATCTTCAGGACGACGTCGGGGCGGTCGACGCTTTTCTCAAAGCTTATTACGACGGCTGTGACATCGTGTACGGTGTGCGCAGCAGCCGGGAAAAGGATTCTTTTTTCAAAAGAGCCACCGCACTAGGGTTTTATCAGTTAATGCGCGCGATGGGAACAGAAATGGTATCCGACCATGCGGATTACCGGCTAATGAGCAAAAGGGCGCTCGACTGTCTTGCGCAGTATAAAGAGGTAAACCTGTTTCTTAGGGGCATAGTTCCACAGATCGGGCTTAAATATACCTATGTATATTACGAAAGAGGAAAACGCGCCGCCGGAACCTCGAAATATCCGCTTAAAAAGATGTTCTCATTTGCGCTTGACGGCATCACGTCCTTTTCAGTAAAGCCTTTAAGGCTGATAACATCGCTTGGACTCATAGTCACCTGCCTCAGCGTGGTTGTATTTGTGGCAAAACTGGCTGCAGGCTTTGGTGCGGACATGGCAAGCTCTTTATGGACGCTTGGCGGCATCGAGCTTTTGGCGCTCGGCATCGTAGGCGAATATATCGGCAAGATCTATTCTGAGGTCAAAGGCAGACCAAGGTATTTAATAGAAAAGAACCTCTGCGAAGAAACAATGCAAATACACGATTTTTCAGCAATGACCGACCTGAATAAAAAAACAGGCTAACAGCTTTCTCCGTGACCTGCTCTGCCACAATGACCTCCAAGCAGGCAGAAAGTCAGATTTCGGGGTTTATATAACCAGGGCGAAAATTATTTATCCCACATGACAATCGAATTTATCCTGCGATTCTCGGTCGGGCACTTATACAAAAGTTTGTTTCCGTCCCTGCATACGGCGGAACCGCCGCCGTCGAGCTTGATCGCCTTTTCAAATCTCTTGTCAGCGGCATAGCTTTTAAGGTCGGCGTAACCGCCCTTTACCATACAGCAGTATACAAGTCCGCCTTTGATGCCTAAAAGCGCATGGACAGTGTCATAGTTCCAGCTGTTGTCCCAGCCCTGCTTCATATAGTCATAGTCAAGGTCGCCGCAGACGGCAATCCCGCTTATGGCGGATTTGACTTTTGGGACAGATGAGGGGTCGTTTGTCATAATAATGCCGATTTTCCCGTCAAAGGTCGTGTACAGCGTCGGTTGGGTGAACTGCGTTCCCGGCATTTTTTCAAGCAACTTGCCGGAATCTAAAAGGTGGACGGCTGGATAAGTGCGCCCCCCTGCCTCTTTGCCGAAAAAGCCGCCCGTCATGAAATTCGCAATGCCGATATTCCACGCTTGCTGATCGACTATGGCAACACCCAGATCGAGCGGAAGCACCTGTCTGCAAAGATATTCAGTGTACTTTTTGCTGTGAGCGTCGAGATATTCGACAGGATTCATCGTATTTCCCGGGAAAACGCTCGGATATACCACAGGCAGTTTCTTAAAGATTTCGAGATGCAGGTGCTTGCCAGTACTGTTGCCGGTGCTGCCCTGTATGCCGACTGTCTGCCCCTCGCTGACCTTATCTCCGGTTTTCACTTTGGCAAGTGCGAGGTGCGCATAGCGTGACGCCGTGTCGTCGTCGTGATGGATGACAACGTTATTGCCATAAGATTTGCTGAAGCTCACGGTTGTAACCGTTCCGGCGGCCACTGCCATTACATTGTCGTCAGTGCCGACAAGATCAGTCCCCGTGTGATAGCCGCACTGCCAGCTCCCCTTTTTTCCATACGGACAGGTTATAGTAAATTTTTTAAACGGATACATTAAAATTCCCTCTTTCTACTCACTGATTTCCGCTTTTACAGGCGTTCCATCTGGTATTATATTCGGCGTGTCAGCTGCCGTTGCTTCATTTTTCAGCGAATCCGCCTTATTTTCAATTTCACTTGCCGCTTTTTCGGCTGTATCGTTGAGTGCCTTTACAGTAGCCTCAATCAGGGCATTCACGCCATCGTCAACGGCAACGCCCAGTTTATCAAGCATATTTATGACCCAAAGCTTGCGGTAAGCACCCATTTTACTGCCTTTTATCGTCTGCCCCGCGCGGCGACAAGCTTGT
The Bacillota bacterium genome window above contains:
- a CDS encoding M23 family metallopeptidase codes for the protein MYPFKKFTITCPYGKKGSWQCGYHTGTDLVGTDDNVMAVAAGTVTTVSFSKSYGNNVVIHHDDDTASRYAHLALAKVKTGDKVSEGQTVGIQGSTGNSTGKHLHLEIFKKLPVVYPSVFPGNTMNPVEYLDAHSKKYTEYLCRQVLPLDLGVAIVDQQAWNIGIANFMTGGFFGKEAGGRTYPAVHLLDSGKLLEKMPGTQFTQPTLYTTFDGKIGIIMTNDPSSVPKVKSAISGIAVCGDLDYDYMKQGWDNSWNYDTVHALLGIKGGLVYCCMVKGGYADLKSYAADKRFEKAIKLDGGGSAVCRDGNKLLYKCPTENRRINSIVMWDK
- a CDS encoding glycosyltransferase family 2 protein; translated protein: MADIIYFVIPCYNEEDVLPLTAEKLSYKMRLLIKNGLAKEESRILLVDDGSKDKTWQLIEELSNKDNIFTGLKLSHNKGHQNALLAGLMTAKEYADAVISMDADLQDDVGAVDAFLKAYYDGCDIVYGVRSSREKDSFFKRATALGFYQLMRAMGTEMVSDHADYRLMSKRALDCLAQYKEVNLFLRGIVPQIGLKYTYVYYERGKRAAGTSKYPLKKMFSFALDGITSFSVKPLRLITSLGLIVTCLSVVVFVAKLAAGFGADMASSLWTLGGIELLALGIVGEYIGKIYSEVKGRPRYLIEKNLCEETMQIHDFSAMTDLNKKTG
- a CDS encoding GtrA family protein is translated as MKKYYEMYKEPILYVIFGALTTAVNYFSYIIFAHLAGLSVVFSNAAAWVLSVIFAFVTNKLLVFESKSLNAGSVIKELTSFVTCRLLSGLLDTGIMVLFIDVAHYNDLYVKLFSNVLVVIINYVLSKNFIFTRKEGAENG